One genomic window of Arachis hypogaea cultivar Tifrunner chromosome 8, arahy.Tifrunner.gnm2.J5K5, whole genome shotgun sequence includes the following:
- the LOC112706594 gene encoding probable transcription factor PosF21 gives MDKDKPLVHGGGLPPPSGRYPGYSPTGNAFNVKSEPSSSSSYPPMVPGSSPDSSHFGHGMSSDSSGFSHDISRMPDNPPRNRGHRRAHSEILTLPDDISFDSDLGVVGGADVPSFSDDTEEDLLSMYLDMDKFNSSSATSTFQMGEPSNAAAASGSAPTSAPASGGPTSSAENSVLGNNERPRVRHQHSQSMDGSTTIKPEMLVSGSEDISAADSKKAMSAAKLAELALIDPKRAKRIWANRQSAARSKERKMRYIAELERKVQTLQTEATSLSAQLTLLQRDTNGLNSENNELKLRLQTMEQQVHLQDALNDALKEEIQHLKILTGQAMPPNNGGPMMNFASFGGGQQFYPNNHAMHTLLAAQQFQQLQIHPQKQQQQHQFQQLQQQMLQQQQEQMHQQSGELKIRSSTPSPGPKDNASSDVNPSMGKDC, from the exons ATGGACAAGGACAAACCTCTTGTTCATGGTGGAGGTCTTCCACCTCCATCAGGACGTTATCCGGGTTACTCACCCACTGGAAATGCCTTCAATGTGAAATCCGAGCCGTCTTCATCGTCGTCATATCCTCCAATGGTTCCAGGTTCTAGCCCAGACTCCAGTCACTTTGGTCATGGAATGTCCTCAGATTCTAGTGGATTTAGTCACGATATTAGCAGAATGCCCGATAATCCTCCAAGAAATAGGGGACACAGGCGTGCTCATTCAGAGATTCTAACCCTACCTGATGATATCAGCTTCGACAGTGACCTTGGTGTTGTTGGAGGTGCCGATGTGCCGTCGTTTTCTGATGACACAGAGGAGGACTTACTTTCAATGTACCTCGATATGGATAAATTCAATTCGTCATCTGCTACATCAACATTTCAAATGGGTGAGCCATCTAATGCTGCTGCAGCTTCAGGTTCGGCACCCACATCAGCTCCTGCATCAGGAGGGCCTACCTCTTCTGCAGAGAACAGTGTCCTTGGTAACAATGAACGGCCTAGAGTTAGACACCAGCACAGCCAATCCATGGATGGGTCAACAACCATCAAACCTGAGATGCTAGTCTCTGGTTCAGAAGACATATCTGCAGCTGATTCTAAAAAAGCAATGTCAGCTGCCAAGCTTGCCGAACTAGCCTTAATTGATCCCAAGCGTGCAAAGAG GATTTGGGCAAATAGGCAGTCTGCTGCAAGGTCAAAAGAGAGGAAGATGCGCTACATTGCTGAACTTGAAAGGAAggtgcagacattgcaaactgaAGCAACATCTTTGTCTGCACAGTTGACTCTATTGCAG AGAGATACCAATGGACTTAATTCGGAGAACAATGAGCTGAAGTTGCGATTGCAAACCATGGAACAACAAGTTCACTTGCAAGATG CATTAAATGATGCGTTGAAAGAGGAAATTCAGCATTTGAAAATACTGACCGGTCAAGCTATGCCACCTAATAATGGAGGGCCTATGATGAACTTTGCTTCTTTTGGAGGGGGTCAGCAATTCTACCCGAATAATCATGCGATGCACACACTTCTAGCTGCCCAGCAATTTCAACAGCTCCAGATCCATCCTcagaagcagcagcagcagcatcaGTTTCAGCAGCTTCAGCAACAGATGTTGCAGCAACAGCAGGAACAGATGCATCAACAGTCAGGAGAATTGAAAATTAGGTCATCTACACCTTCTCCTGGTCCCAAAGATAATGCATCATCAGATGTAAATCCTTCAATGGGCAAGGATTGTTGA
- the LOC112705143 gene encoding uncharacterized protein, whose product MDLYDETTDPKHHLSNFKSRIYLADASDVTRCKAFPTTLTKASMKWFDSLPPRSVTSFDDLSRKFLMRFSIQKDKVKHAPSLLGVKQEIKEPLRDYIEKFNKACLEIQDLPTEAMIMGLVNGLRGGPFSQSISKRHPASLSGVQERAEKYINMEENARLCEPSWRPGHSQSSKEKEREPKKKKKSDLKGPGDITLILL is encoded by the coding sequence ATGGACCTATATGACGAGACTACCGACCCGAAGCATCACTTGAGCAATTTTAAAAGTCGGATATACTTAGCTGACGCCTCTGATGTtactcgctgcaaagccttcccgacaacCCTGACGAAAGCatcgatgaagtggttcgatagcctccccccaAGGTCAGTAACCAGTTTCGACGACCTCTCACGTAAGTTTCTTATGCGATTTTCAATCCAAAAGGATAAAGTGAAGCACGCACCGAGTCTCCTGGGAGTAAAACAGGAGATCAAAGAACCTTTGAGAGACTACATAGAAAAGTTCAACAAAGCGTGCCTGgaaattcaagacctgcccacggaGGCAATGATCATGGGCCTAGTAAATGGACTTCGAGGAGGTCCTTTCTCCCAGTCTATCTCGAAAAGGCATCCGGCTTCTTTGAGTGGTGTACAAGAAAGAgccgagaagtacatcaacatggaagaaaatgccaGACTGTGTGAGCCAAGCTGGCGACCTGGGCACTCTCAGTCGTcaaaagagaaggagagagagcccaaaaaaaaaaagaagtcagACCTGAAAGGCCCAGgagatatcactcttatactcctctaa